The Clostridium sp. AWRP genome has a window encoding:
- a CDS encoding cyclic lactone autoinducer peptide, producing the protein MKNLKESVLKKSMKMVGYLSLFLAALVITPASSGCGHQPKCPDELLK; encoded by the coding sequence ATGAAAAATTTAAAAGAGAGTGTTTTAAAGAAAAGTATGAAAATGGTAGGTTATTTGTCTTTGTTTCTAGCAGCATTAGTTATAACTCCAGCATCATCAGGTTGTGGTCATCAACCAAAATGTCCTGATGAACTTTTAAAGTAA
- a CDS encoding phosphatase PAP2 family protein yields the protein MEQNKKANKKYNHFLSLTIFIFLTLWFAYLKKTIVSQHIMYSYLDSKIPFVKEFVLAYYFWFAYMSIGFVYLGFVSKIDFYKMELFLSLSMTISFIIFILYPNSQFPRPSVPGNDIFSRLVNFIYDHDGTNNVFPSIHVCNSIGVHIGLINCYKLKDKTLIKNLSFIAALLICASTVFIKQHSIIDIVGGVILAAIIYICIYQIPKLFMSSLKMGNLKIENRKY from the coding sequence ATGGAACAGAATAAAAAGGCAAATAAAAAATACAACCACTTTTTGTCGTTAACTATATTTATATTTTTAACCTTATGGTTTGCATATCTAAAAAAAACTATAGTTTCTCAACATATTATGTATTCTTATCTTGATTCTAAAATACCTTTTGTGAAAGAATTCGTTTTAGCGTATTATTTCTGGTTTGCTTATATGTCTATCGGTTTTGTATATCTTGGTTTTGTATCAAAAATAGATTTCTATAAAATGGAACTATTTCTTTCATTAAGCATGACTATTTCCTTTATAATATTTATACTATATCCAAATTCTCAATTTCCCAGACCAAGTGTACCAGGTAATGATATTTTTTCTAGGCTAGTTAATTTTATTTATGACCATGATGGCACAAACAATGTATTTCCAAGCATTCATGTTTGTAATTCCATTGGAGTTCATATAGGCTTAATTAACTGTTATAAATTAAAAGATAAAACTTTAATTAAAAATTTATCATTTATAGCTGCACTATTAATATGTGCTTCTACAGTATTTATAAAACAACATTCAATCATAGATATTGTTGGAGGAGTTATTCTTGCTGCAATAATTTACATATGTATTTATCAAATACCAAAATTATTTATGTCTTCACTAAAAATGGGCAACTTAAAAATTGAAAACAGGAAATACTAA
- a CDS encoding ATP-binding protein, producing MIIIREIASDTIEALLILGIFEALYDKKKFVIQNKVRSGLFCILFILGTYWSTFHISLTYHSLILVIFDILLLAWVTKIRIFDSMVIVCLFFTIVFSTEFFIEVIEMFVYNVDLNQVILESKYIEIMIAISKVLQVFIAAVIFKFNSYFVKLKIFEKEGAVFSNLIIESGVVTLFAFCINFSILNIKNIQTYNILIFTVYFIFLIFKFKNLKEKQTLVNINSKYKVKESQIKNMEEIISIIRQEKHDFGNHINVIQGLCLLNKPNTVERINNYVLKISDTVKSTFKYLDTGNDYIDGLLSIKNNYAVKNNIDFEVMIDEPFDLIKIRQDELISIISNLVDNAFEAFQSKSYTDYKEIAVSTFTEHEDFCIEVADNGDVIPENIRKKIFDRGFSTKTTKKSDHGFGLYIIKQLVEENNGRIYVESSPEITKFLVKFKIEG from the coding sequence ATGATTATTATAAGAGAAATAGCATCAGATACTATAGAAGCTTTACTTATTTTAGGTATTTTTGAAGCGTTATATGATAAGAAAAAATTTGTGATTCAAAATAAAGTTAGGTCAGGACTATTTTGTATACTGTTTATTCTTGGAACTTATTGGAGTACATTTCATATCTCCTTAACTTATCATTCACTTATTCTTGTAATATTTGATATTTTATTACTTGCCTGGGTTACAAAAATAAGAATATTTGATTCTATGGTTATAGTTTGTTTATTTTTTACAATAGTTTTTAGTACAGAATTTTTTATTGAAGTTATTGAAATGTTTGTATATAATGTAGATTTAAATCAAGTCATTTTAGAGTCTAAATATATTGAAATCATGATAGCAATTTCTAAAGTATTACAAGTTTTTATTGCAGCTGTGATTTTTAAATTTAATTCCTATTTTGTTAAACTTAAAATATTTGAAAAAGAGGGGGCTGTTTTTTCTAACTTAATAATTGAATCAGGAGTAGTTACTCTCTTTGCATTTTGTATTAACTTTAGCATTCTTAATATAAAAAATATACAAACCTATAATATCTTAATTTTTACTGTATATTTTATATTTCTAATTTTTAAATTCAAAAATTTAAAAGAAAAACAAACACTTGTAAATATAAATTCTAAGTATAAGGTTAAAGAAAGCCAAATTAAAAATATGGAGGAAATAATTAGCATAATAAGGCAGGAAAAGCATGATTTTGGAAATCATATTAATGTTATACAGGGACTATGTTTGTTAAACAAGCCTAATACTGTTGAAAGAATAAATAACTATGTGTTGAAAATTTCAGATACCGTAAAATCAACTTTTAAATACTTGGATACGGGAAATGATTACATAGACGGATTGCTATCTATCAAAAACAATTATGCTGTGAAAAATAATATAGACTTTGAAGTAATGATTGATGAACCCTTTGATTTGATAAAAATTAGACAGGATGAATTGATAAGCATAATAAGTAACCTGGTAGACAATGCTTTTGAGGCATTTCAATCTAAGTCATATACAGATTATAAGGAGATAGCTGTAAGTACTTTTACAGAACATGAAGATTTTTGTATTGAAGTAGCTGATAATGGGGATGTCATTCCAGAGAACATAAGAAAAAAGATTTTTGATAGAGGGTTTTCCACAAAAACCACTAAGAAAAGTGATCATGGCTTTGGTTTGTATATTATTAAGCAATTAGTTGAAGAAAATAATGGAAGAATATATGTGGAAAGTAGTCCTGAAATCACTAAGTTTTTAGTGAAATTTAAGATAGAAGGATAA